Below is a genomic region from Parageobacillus toebii NBRC 107807.
ATCGGTAGCACAGCTTGTAGAAAAAGTGTTGCAACGAAATGAAGGTCGGTTGACAGCTACCGGAGCAGTTGCGGTAACGACAGGAAAATATACAGGTCGCTCTCCAAAAGATAAATACATTGTAGAAGAAGCTTCGACGAAATCAAAAATCGATTGGGGGACGACGAACCAGCCGATTTCTGAAGAAGTTTTCGAAAACTTATACAATAAGGTAATTGACTATTTAATGAAAAAAGATGAAATATTTGTTTTTAAAGGATTTGCCGGCGCTGATCCCAAATACCGCTTACCTATTCAAGTCATTAATGAATTTGCGTGGCAAAATTTATTTGCACATCAACTATTTATTCGCCCAACAGCGGAAGAACTGCAAACACACAAAGCGGAATTCACCGTTATTTGCGCACCAAACTTTAAAGCAGATCCTGCTGTTGATGGAACAAGATCGGAAACATTTATCATTATTTCTTTTGAACGGCGGATCGTGCTAATCGGTGGCACAGAATATGCTGGCGAAATGAAAAAATCGATTTTCACTGTGATGAATTATCTGCTCCCAGAACAAGGAATTTTATCGATGCATTGTTCGGCAAACGTCGGTAAAGAAGGGGATGTCGCATTATTCTTTGGTCTATCCGGCACGGGAAAAACGACGCTTTCCGCCGATCCAAACCGCCGTCTTATTGGTGATGACGAACACGGCTGGTCCAACCGCGGCATCTTTAATATCGAAGGCGGTTGCTATGCAAAATGCATCAATTTATCACGGGAAAAAGAACCGCAAATTTTTGATGCGATCGGATTCGGTGCGGTGCTCGAAAACGTTATTATCGATGAGCATACAAGACTGCCTAATTATGATGACGCTACGTTAACGGAAAATACCCGCGCTGCTTACCCTATTCAAGCGATTAGCAATATCGTTGATCCGAGCATCGCTGGTCATCCGTCGACGATTATTTTCTTAACGGCAGACGCATTCGGAGTATTGCCGCCGATTAGCAAGCTAACGCGCGAACAAGCGATGTATCATTTCTTAAGCGGCTATACGAGCAAGCTGGCGGGTACAGAACGCGGCATCACTTCTCCGCAAGCGACATTCTCTACTTGCTTTGGAGCTCCGTTTTTACCGCTTCCAGCTGTGCAATATGCGGAAATGCTCGGTAAAAAAATCGTTGAACATAACGTGCGAGTGTTCCTCGTTAACACAGGATGGACAGGTGGAGAATACGGAGTCGGCAGCCGCATAAAGCTTGCCTATACCCGTGCAATGGTGCAAGCAGCTGTCGAAGGAGAACTCGACAATGTCGAAACAGTGAAGGACCCTATTTTCGGTTTAGAAATTCCGATTCATATTCCTGGTGTACCAGATGAAGTGCTGCAGCCAAAAAATACATGGGCCGATAAGCAAGCATATGAACAAAAAGCAAAAGAACTTGCCGCAAAATTCCGGGAAAACTTTCAAAAGTTTAAACATATCGCTCCGGAAATCGAAGCGCTGGGCGGTCCAATCGTATAACTTCCAAGGAGGGAATCATTCCCTCCTTTTTAGTTTATCGAATGCAACGAAATCAGCTCATACGTTACAATCGTCCGATTGTTGGCAAGTTCCAGCTTTTTTACCACTGCTTGGCCGCTCGCTTCGCTTTGCAACGTTCTTCTCACTTCAAGCGGAATATCGATCGGATAAATACGATACCCTTCCTTTTCTAGAATAAATAGATTGTCTTTCACTCGCTTTTCCTTGCCTTTTGTCACAATGAGTGTTTGAAATTCCAGCGGCATGCCCATTGAAACACACCCCTTTTCTTTTTATCGTATCATACATTTGGTTGTCGTTTCATCCATTCCGTTAACCGACGAACTGTTTCGCGGTTATCTTTCGGTGGAAAGTAATGAGTAAAGTTTGGAAAATACCATGCCGTCACTTGTTTATTTGCCTCTTTTAGTCTTTTTTCAAGGCGATACGCGTGTTCAATCGAAACGTTTCGATCTTTCTCCCCATGAATGATTAACACAGGGGCTTGAATCTTTTCGATCTCATACAATGGGGTTCGCCACCGGTAGCGCTCTGGATATTTCGTTGGCGTTCCGCCTATTACCCGTTTCATCATTCTCCGCAAATCTTCTCGCTCCCAATATGTCAATGCAATATCAGATACTCCGCCCCAGACAACGACAGAACAAACCGCAGGCTCCAAAATCGCTGTATGAAGCGCCATCGCTCCGCCGCGAGAAAAGCCAAATACGTGAATGCGTTTTGTATTCACCCAGGGATGCTGCTGCAAAAGGCGGAAACTTGCGAGGGCGTCATACCGATCTTCCCCCACAAAATCTTCATTTCCTTCTCCCCCTTGATTTCCTCGATAAAATGGCGCCATGACAACAAATCCGTACGAAGCAAACTGTGTAATGCGAGATAGGCGCACTTGCCCGACGTTTTTAATTCCGCCGCGCAAGTATAAAAAACCATCGTATATTCCAGGTGTTTTCGGCTGGGCCAAAAAACCTTTAATTTTCAGCCCTTGACATAAATACGTGACGAGAAATACATCCACATGCGGGTTGGGGGAAGGAAATCTATATTGATCCACGATATATCCGTCCATCTCCATATATTTCTTCCTTTCCATTAGGCATTCACACATTTTTGTCTTGCGCATACGATAAGGTGAAGTAAGTTTCATTTCACCTTTCCAAGGAGGTTCCCTGCATGAAAAAGATCGCTATGATATCGCTTTTTCTCTTCCTTCTTATTATTCCGCTAGCTGCTTGCAACAAGCAAACGAAGGAAGAAATAAAGACAGTACGTGTTGCGGAAGTAACTCGTTCGATTTTCTATGCCCCGCAATATGTTGCCCTATCGAAAGGATTTTTTAAAAACGAAGGATTAAAGGTCGAACTCACCACAACATGGGGCGGCGATAAAACGATGACAACTCTTCTTTCGGGAGGAGCCGATATCGCCCTCGTCGGTTCAGAAACATCCATTTATGTCTACAGCCAAGGAACAAATGATCCAGTCATTAACTTCGCGCAGTTGACGCAAACGGATGGAACTTTTCTTGTCTCCCGCAATAAAATTGAAAACTTTACTTGGGACCAACTTAAAGGTAGCACATTTCTTGGCCAGCGCAAAGGCGGTATGCCGCAAATGGTCGGAGAGTTTGTCTTGAAAAAGCATGGCATCGATCCACATAAAGATTTAAAACTAATTCAAAACGTCGATTTTGCTAATATCGCGAACGCATTTGCCAGCGGTACAGGTGATTTCGTCCAACTATTTGAACCAACAGCAAGCATTTTCGAACAGGAAGGCAAAGGGTATATTGTCGCATCATTTGGCACGGAATCCGGCCACGTCCCGTATACGACTTTTATGGCAAAACAAAGCTTTATTAAAAACAACAAAGATACGATCGAAAAATTCACACGCGCACTTTATAAAGCCGAGCAATGGGTGGAAACACATAGCGCAGCAGAAGTGGCAAAAGCAATTCAGCCTTACTTTAAAGATACGGATATTCAAATTATCGAAAAAGTCGTCGATCGTTATAAAAGCCAAGGGACATATGCGACAAATCCGGTTCTTGACAAAGAAGAATGGAATAATTTGCAAAACATTATGGACGAAGCGGGTGAATTGCCAAAACGCATCGATCATGAAACACTTGTCGACAATTCATTCGCGGAAAAAGTGATGTCCAAATAACGAAAGCGGGTGAAAATATGAGTTTTTTAGCCGTTGACCGCGTTTCCCACACATATTTTACGGAAAAAACAGCCGTTATCGCCCTTGAAAATATATCGTTTACAGTAGAGAAAGGGGAATTTGTCTCCTTTCTCGGCCCTAGCGGCTGTGGCAAAACAACGTTGCTTTCGATTATCGCCGCATTAATCCAGCCGACAGAAGGAGCGGTTTTCGTCGAAGGAAAAGAATTGGACCGCGCTCATCCAACAGCTGGATACATGTTGCAGCAAGACTATTTATTTCCTTGGAAAACGATTGAGGAAAACATTTTGCTTGGCTTAAAAATCATGGGAACATTGACGGAAGAAACAAAAAAACGGGCGCTGGATTTGCTTGCCTACATCGGTTTAAAAGGGGTCGAAACACATTATCCAAATCAGCTCTCAGGCGGTATGCGTCAGCGCGTCGCACTCGTAAGAACTCTTGCGACAGACCCAAAAATGTTACTTTTGGATGAACCGTTTTCCGCTCTCGATCACCAAACGAAATTAAAACTGGAAGAGTTAGTGTGGCAAACACTAAAGGATTACGGAAAAACTGCGCTTCTTGTTACACATGATATCAGTGAAGCGATTGCGATGAGCGACCGTATTTTTCTGTTTTCCGCAAAACCAGGGCGAATCGCGCGCATCTTTATTGTTCCCGATGAATTGCGCCGTTTATCTCCATTTGCGGCACGTCAGCACCCGCAATTTTCCTCGCTATTCCAATCCATTTGGAAGGAGCTTGATCAACTTGAAACAAACAAATGAACACGTTCGTTCTCTTCATCAGCAGTACATCGCCACATTGAAAAAAGAAAAGCGGTTCATCCGCTTTTTTCAGTTCATTATCTTTGTCTCCTTTTTCCTGCTATGGGAGGCGGCAAGCAGATATAACTGGGTCGACCCGCTTTTGTTCAGCTCTCCGTCAGCGATTTGGAACTTATTTGCTCAAAAGATTGCGGATCACTCTCTTATTACCCATACGCTCGTCACGTTGTTTGAAACCGTATTAGGATTTATTATCGGCACGTTGGCAGGCGCATGCTTGGGCGCTCTCCTATGGTGGTTTCCGCGCCTATCGAAAACGCTCGATCCATATTTAGTCGTATTTAATGCCATGCCAAAAGTAGCGCTCGCTCCCATTCTCATCGTCGCGCTCGGTCCGGGATTTACTTCGATTATCGCAATGGGAGTCATTATCTCTGTCATCATCACGACGATCGTCGTTTATTCTGCCTTTCAAGAAGTGGATGCCAACTATCTCAAAGTGCTAAAAACATTCGGCGCTACCCGCTACCAATGCTTCAAAGAAGCGGTATTGCCGTCATCGTTTCCTACCATTATTTCTACGTTAAAAGTCAATGTCGGTTTATCGTGGGTCGGAGTCATTACCGGCGAATTTCTTGTCTCGAAACAAGGGCTTGGCTATATGATTATTTACGGGTTCCAAGTTTTTAACTTTACGCTTGTCTTAATGAGCCTGCTTGTCATTGCGCTTTTATCGACCATTATGTATCAAGCTGTCAGCATCATTGAAAAAAAATTAATGAAACATCGCTAGAGACGTTCACCGCGTTATAAAGAACGTCTCTTTATTTCTTCTAACACTAAGCGCAGCACATCATCTTTCATAATAAAGCTGAACCGATCGTCCGACCGAATATGTTCCGGCAACTCCGGAAACAACACCGGACCGTTTGTTTCTAAATAAGAAGGCTGCTTAACCATCGCTGCAATTTCCGCAAAGTATATATTTTTTATGATGGACGGTTCTACTTTATATTGGCCAATATACGTTAACGAACCGACAATTCCCCCCGTTTCTTCTTTCACTTCACGAACCGCAGCTTGTTCCGGCGTTTCTCCCTTTTCCACTTTCCCGCCTGGGAACTCTAATCCTCGCTGTGAATGATTCGTCAACAACCATTGCCCTTGATAGCGGCAGACCATCCACACATGGCCGGGGGATGGGGAAAATGGATGATCAGCAAACGATAACCAAACACGATTCCCGTAGTAATCCAAAAACGTATACATGATTCCATACCCTCATTCCATTTTTCTCTCTATTTATTATACTGACAAATGACATAACAAAAAAAGCCGCCAACATGGTTGGCAGCTCATTTATCTTTTGTCTCCTCCGAGAGAATGCCAAGCGAACGAATATGTTCCTTTGCTTCTTCGTTGCCAAGCTTATAAATGAGTTGATAAATTTTCGTTAGCGTTTCATCATAAGCATCGTTTTGACGATCATAATGATATTGAACATATGGAACGTGAGCGCGCCAAAACGCTTGCCAATCTGTAGAATAGTTTTGATCAAAGTACTCACGCAATTGAATAATTTCGTCATCTGTAGCTTCAATTTGAAAATCCCAAGGGGAAGCGGTTTTTACTTGCGAAATTTCTCCCGTCGCGATCGACACATAATAGGTTTTTTTTTGCTGTTCCGCCACACTTGTCATCTCCTTATGATCACTTTCTTTATGTTTAGTGTGGATGAATGGAAAAAAATTATGCTAAAAATTAGTTTATCTCGTCTTTAAAAAGTTCGATCGCTTTCCTTAAAAAGGATGGAATCGGAACACCTGCTCTTCCTGCATTTTCAACAATGGAGATGAATTCATTTGTGATATAAAAAAAGATAATCGCATCACGAATAAAATGATTGTTCCAGCCAATCGCGATCTCTAATAAATGGGAAACAGCCACTAAAACAAAAATAAGCAGCTTACGGACAATGCCGCGAAATCCGACTTGACTTGACAATCTTCCTTCAATAGCGCTAGCGATCAGTCCTGTTACATAGTCTGCTATCACAAAACAAAGTAAAATCATTACCAATGAGTCCATGCTTCCAATTAGAAATGAAACGAACGACCCAACTAACGAAATGCCAAACATCGACGCATACTTTTGCATCCTCTCTCCTCCTGTGAATAAGCATTATTATGATATGCGCAAAGGAGGAAAGAGGCATAGACAACCTCCTACAAAAAAATCACTCCTTCGTCATCGAAGGAGTGATTCATTTTATCGGTCAAGAAACGATTTTAACATCCATACATGTTTTTCTAAGCTTTGATGAATCCCAAGCAACATATCGCCTGTTGTTTCATCTCCGACTTCCTCGGCAACTTGCATTCCTTCTTTTAATTCTCCGATCATTGTTTCAAAATCGCTCACAATGGTTGCGACCATTTGTTCCGCTGTTTCTTGCCCAGTCGCTTCTTTTACGGATGATTGTTCAAGACATTCTTTCATCGTAGCGACCGGCGCTCCGCCAAGCGCGAGAAGACGTTCCGCCAACTCGTCAATATGTAACGCTGCCTCATTGTACAATTGTTCAAATTTCTCATGAAGCGTAAAAAATTGCGGACCTTTGACATACCAATGATAATTATGGAGCTTAATGTAAAGGACACTCCAGTTGGCAATTTGCTTGTTTACAATGTCTGTTAATTGTTTGGACATATCCTCATTCCTCCTCTAATATGAATGTGTACAATTGGATAACCTTGAGATATATTCATAATCAAACTATATTATTTGCTATTACCTAACACATATTCATTACCAATAATCACCAAAATTGTGCCTGTTATTTATCCATTCGTGCAAAGTGTCATCTCACCAATACGATGATAATGTGTTACAATGGAAAGAAAAAAGGTGAATTAGCGATGTATTTGACTTTAGTGGCATCACTGATCATTGCTGCGCTCATTCTTGCTTTAACCTTGATTGCTACATCAAAAGCATATAAGTACAAACACACAATCGACCCGCCTTCTGAAAAGGATCATTCGCAAAATGAATAAGGTTATCATCAATATAATGATAGCCTTTCCACTTTATCCAAATACTTTCTTTAACTCCTCTTTATCATGCTCTAGCCAGAAACGCATGAGCCGCTTTGCCCCTTCGAGGTCGTGCAGCTTCGCTTGCCCGCATTGCCGCTCTGTCGCTGCTGGGACTTCAGTCGCGTTTAGCGCATCTTTCATCGTTTCCTCAAGCAAATCAATGATTTCATCCACTGTCGGCGATCCGCTCACAACAAGATAAAATCCTGTTTGGCAGCCCATCGGCGAAATATCAATAATATCAAAGTGATCATACTTTTCCGCATGTTTACGAATGGTGTAAGCTAATAAATGTTCCAGCGTATGAATCGCATCTGGCTTCATCGCCTGTTTGTTCGGCTGGCAAAAACGAATATCGAATTTATTCACAACTCCATCGCTTCCGACTTTATGAACACCACAATGTCTCACATACGGCGCTTTCACAGCGCAGTGGTCCAATTCAAAGCTTTCTACTGAAGGCATACAAATCACTCCTACTTCATTTTCTCTTTTCATCATACACTGAAATCCGATTTTTTTCATCTTTTTTACATCATTAGTTGCGAGACACAATATACGTATTTGTTTCACATTTATGATACATTATTAACGAAATCATTTATTGATTGGGTGTATGGGAAGTGGTGAAAAAATTATTGATTTCCTTCATCCGTTTTTACCAAATTTTCATTTCTCCGTTAAAGCCGCCGACATGCCGGTTTTATCCAACCTGCTCGCACTATGGTCTAGAAGCGGTGAAACGGTTTGGCGCCATTAAAGGCGGATGGCTGACAATAAAGCGAATTTTAAAGTGCCACCCGTTTCATCCCGGTGGATTCGACCCCGTTCCCGAGAAGCAGGAAAACGGCAAATCGTAAGCAGCGATTTTTTGTCAGCAATATACTCGAACGAGAAAGCTATCGGGCAGCATTAGTATGCCTGAACCTTTCTCGTTCGGTTCTAATGAAAACTATTTTAACCACTTATCATCGATGTTAGTGATATCTCCTGTCTGCTTCCTCCTCGTTTCATCGCAAGACTTTCGGCCTCTAAAAAATTTTTAATGACGCCAAAATAACCGTTGCCGTTTTGGATATTTTTTTGTATGATTAGCTTTGTTAAATCGTAATTATTACGATGTAATAACAAAGAAGTTTGCTTGTTAAACACATTTACTAGGAAGGGGCTTAACATGAAAACAAAATCATTGATTTTATCCCTTTTACTTGTCGTCTCTGCTTTTTTGTACGGTTGCAATGCTGAAAAAAATCACGAACAGACTGAAAAAGCAAAAGACGTTTTAACGATTTATACGACCGTTTATCCACTTGAAGATTTTACGAAAAAAATCGGGGGCGACTATGTTAACGTGAAAAGCATTTATCCTCCGGGCGTCGAGGCACATACCTTTGAGCCAACGACAAAAACGATGAAACAGTTGGCGGATGCGGATGCGTTTATTTATATTGGACAAGGGATGGAAAGCTTTGCTGATAAAATAAAAGAAACATTAGAGAATGAACAGGTTCATTTTCTCGCTGCTGCTGAAGGGATCAAACTGTTAGACTCCGCACATGAAGAGCATGCGCACGAGCATGAACACGAGCATCACGGCGATAAAGACCCGCACGTATGGCTTGATCCAGTACGCTCTATTACAATGGCTGAACATATTCGCGATTTGCTCATCGAACTAAAGCCAGAGAAGAAAGAAATATTTACAAAAAACTTTGAATCATTGAAAGCAAAATTAGAACATCTTGACCAACAATTTCAAACAGTCGTAAAGAAAGCTCCGAAAAAAGAAATTCTCGTTGCACATGCTGCATACGGATACTGGGAAGAACGCTATGGCATT
It encodes:
- the pckA gene encoding phosphoenolpyruvate carboxykinase (ATP), whose product is MGVANMTSKLTTLLQQPNVFHNLSVAQLVEKVLQRNEGRLTATGAVAVTTGKYTGRSPKDKYIVEEASTKSKIDWGTTNQPISEEVFENLYNKVIDYLMKKDEIFVFKGFAGADPKYRLPIQVINEFAWQNLFAHQLFIRPTAEELQTHKAEFTVICAPNFKADPAVDGTRSETFIIISFERRIVLIGGTEYAGEMKKSIFTVMNYLLPEQGILSMHCSANVGKEGDVALFFGLSGTGKTTLSADPNRRLIGDDEHGWSNRGIFNIEGGCYAKCINLSREKEPQIFDAIGFGAVLENVIIDEHTRLPNYDDATLTENTRAAYPIQAISNIVDPSIAGHPSTIIFLTADAFGVLPPISKLTREQAMYHFLSGYTSKLAGTERGITSPQATFSTCFGAPFLPLPAVQYAEMLGKKIVEHNVRVFLVNTGWTGGEYGVGSRIKLAYTRAMVQAAVEGELDNVETVKDPIFGLEIPIHIPGVPDEVLQPKNTWADKQAYEQKAKELAAKFRENFQKFKHIAPEIEALGGPIV
- a CDS encoding DUF2584 domain-containing protein, with translation MGMPLEFQTLIVTKGKEKRVKDNLFILEKEGYRIYPIDIPLEVRRTLQSEASGQAVVKKLELANNRTIVTYELISLHSIN
- a CDS encoding alpha/beta hydrolase family protein — encoded protein: MDGYIVDQYRFPSPNPHVDVFLVTYLCQGLKIKGFLAQPKTPGIYDGFLYLRGGIKNVGQVRLSRITQFASYGFVVMAPFYRGNQGGEGNEDFVGEDRYDALASFRLLQQHPWVNTKRIHVFGFSRGGAMALHTAILEPAVCSVVVWGGVSDIALTYWEREDLRRMMKRVIGGTPTKYPERYRWRTPLYEIEKIQAPVLIIHGEKDRNVSIEHAYRLEKRLKEANKQVTAWYFPNFTHYFPPKDNRETVRRLTEWMKRQPNV
- a CDS encoding ABC transporter substrate-binding protein, which codes for MKKIAMISLFLFLLIIPLAACNKQTKEEIKTVRVAEVTRSIFYAPQYVALSKGFFKNEGLKVELTTTWGGDKTMTTLLSGGADIALVGSETSIYVYSQGTNDPVINFAQLTQTDGTFLVSRNKIENFTWDQLKGSTFLGQRKGGMPQMVGEFVLKKHGIDPHKDLKLIQNVDFANIANAFASGTGDFVQLFEPTASIFEQEGKGYIVASFGTESGHVPYTTFMAKQSFIKNNKDTIEKFTRALYKAEQWVETHSAAEVAKAIQPYFKDTDIQIIEKVVDRYKSQGTYATNPVLDKEEWNNLQNIMDEAGELPKRIDHETLVDNSFAEKVMSK
- a CDS encoding ABC transporter ATP-binding protein, with translation MSFLAVDRVSHTYFTEKTAVIALENISFTVEKGEFVSFLGPSGCGKTTLLSIIAALIQPTEGAVFVEGKELDRAHPTAGYMLQQDYLFPWKTIEENILLGLKIMGTLTEETKKRALDLLAYIGLKGVETHYPNQLSGGMRQRVALVRTLATDPKMLLLDEPFSALDHQTKLKLEELVWQTLKDYGKTALLVTHDISEAIAMSDRIFLFSAKPGRIARIFIVPDELRRLSPFAARQHPQFSSLFQSIWKELDQLETNK
- a CDS encoding ABC transporter permease, which gives rise to MKQTNEHVRSLHQQYIATLKKEKRFIRFFQFIIFVSFFLLWEAASRYNWVDPLLFSSPSAIWNLFAQKIADHSLITHTLVTLFETVLGFIIGTLAGACLGALLWWFPRLSKTLDPYLVVFNAMPKVALAPILIVALGPGFTSIIAMGVIISVIITTIVVYSAFQEVDANYLKVLKTFGATRYQCFKEAVLPSSFPTIISTLKVNVGLSWVGVITGEFLVSKQGLGYMIIYGFQVFNFTLVLMSLLVIALLSTIMYQAVSIIEKKLMKHR
- the ytkD gene encoding RNA deprotection pyrophosphohydrolase, translating into MYTFLDYYGNRVWLSFADHPFSPSPGHVWMVCRYQGQWLLTNHSQRGLEFPGGKVEKGETPEQAAVREVKEETGGIVGSLTYIGQYKVEPSIIKNIYFAEIAAMVKQPSYLETNGPVLFPELPEHIRSDDRFSFIMKDDVLRLVLEEIKRRSL
- a CDS encoding phage holin family protein; the encoded protein is MQKYASMFGISLVGSFVSFLIGSMDSLVMILLCFVIADYVTGLIASAIEGRLSSQVGFRGIVRKLLIFVLVAVSHLLEIAIGWNNHFIRDAIIFFYITNEFISIVENAGRAGVPIPSFLRKAIELFKDEIN
- a CDS encoding Dps family protein, with amino-acid sequence MSKQLTDIVNKQIANWSVLYIKLHNYHWYVKGPQFFTLHEKFEQLYNEAALHIDELAERLLALGGAPVATMKECLEQSSVKEATGQETAEQMVATIVSDFETMIGELKEGMQVAEEVGDETTGDMLLGIHQSLEKHVWMLKSFLDR
- the ytzI gene encoding YtzI protein → MYLTLVASLIIAALILALTLIATSKAYKYKHTIDPPSEKDHSQNE
- a CDS encoding S-ribosylhomocysteine lyase, which translates into the protein MPSVESFELDHCAVKAPYVRHCGVHKVGSDGVVNKFDIRFCQPNKQAMKPDAIHTLEHLLAYTIRKHAEKYDHFDIIDISPMGCQTGFYLVVSGSPTVDEIIDLLEETMKDALNATEVPAATERQCGQAKLHDLEGAKRLMRFWLEHDKEELKKVFG
- the yidD gene encoding membrane protein insertion efficiency factor YidD — protein: MVKKLLISFIRFYQIFISPLKPPTCRFYPTCSHYGLEAVKRFGAIKGGWLTIKRILKCHPFHPGGFDPVPEKQENGKS
- a CDS encoding metal ABC transporter substrate-binding protein, with protein sequence MKTKSLILSLLLVVSAFLYGCNAEKNHEQTEKAKDVLTIYTTVYPLEDFTKKIGGDYVNVKSIYPPGVEAHTFEPTTKTMKQLADADAFIYIGQGMESFADKIKETLENEQVHFLAAAEGIKLLDSAHEEHAHEHEHEHHGDKDPHVWLDPVRSITMAEHIRDLLIELKPEKKEIFTKNFESLKAKLEHLDQQFQTVVKKAPKKEILVAHAAYGYWEERYGIKQLSVSGLSPTNEPSQKELAKIVKTAKQHHIKYVIFEQNTTSKITEIVKNEIGADSLRLHNLESLTSEDIKANKDYFSIMEENIRVLQKALQ